A genomic segment from Dermatobacter hominis encodes:
- a CDS encoding YciI family protein — MKYMLLIYGNEEIWSSYDEATFKQVVADTEAQHAALTASGEFVGAWGVGDQSVAKTVTVAGGERVVTDGPYIETKEYLASFDIVDVESEERALEIAAEVPFAKVGRVEVRPLLHESDSNT, encoded by the coding sequence TCTGGAGCTCGTACGACGAGGCCACGTTCAAGCAGGTGGTGGCCGACACCGAGGCGCAGCACGCCGCCCTGACCGCGTCGGGCGAGTTCGTCGGCGCCTGGGGCGTCGGCGACCAGTCCGTCGCCAAGACGGTGACGGTCGCCGGCGGCGAGCGGGTCGTCACCGACGGCCCGTACATCGAGACCAAGGAGTACCTCGCCAGCTTCGACATCGTCGACGTCGAGAGCGAGGAGCGGGCGCTCGAGATCGCGGCGGAGGTGCCGTTCGCCAAGGTGGGCCGGGTCGAGGTCCGGCCGCTGCTCCACGAGAGCGACTCCAACACGTGA
- a CDS encoding RNA polymerase sigma factor, with protein sequence MNPPERPLRAPGRSEDRWRELAPAVLATLVRRTGQFDLAEDAVQEAVLAASVQWPRDGEPDDPRAWLTTVAARRLTDRIRSDSARRHREELDAARHIEADLAEPERVALDGATDRDDTLEVLLLCCHPALSSASQLALTLRAVGGLTTAEIARAFLVPEATMAQRISRAKQRIRTEGSTFPSPGEDLAARLAVVSRVLYLMFNEGYSASSGAELQRADLTAEAIRTTRHLHAVLPEDREVAGLLALMLLTEARRAARVDDDGWLVPLDEQDRGRWDAELIAEGVGLVTTALAAGPPGPYQVQAAIAAVHDEAPSAEATDWQQVAALYEVLERLDPNPVVTLNRAVAVAEVDGPAAGLAIVDALEADGRLTGHHRLAVVRGHLLALLGDLDGAVSAYRAAAGSATSLVERRHLELQAIRLRDRGAAGR encoded by the coding sequence GTGAACCCCCCGGAGCGCCCCCTCCGGGCCCCCGGTCGCAGCGAGGACCGCTGGCGCGAGCTCGCGCCGGCGGTCCTCGCGACGCTGGTGCGGCGAACGGGGCAGTTCGACCTGGCCGAGGACGCGGTGCAGGAGGCGGTGCTGGCGGCGTCGGTCCAGTGGCCCCGCGACGGCGAGCCCGACGATCCCCGCGCCTGGCTCACGACCGTGGCGGCCCGCCGGCTGACCGACCGGATCCGCAGCGACTCGGCCCGCCGCCACCGTGAGGAGCTCGACGCCGCCCGCCACATCGAGGCCGACCTGGCGGAACCGGAGCGGGTCGCGCTCGACGGGGCGACCGACCGCGACGACACGCTCGAGGTCCTGCTCCTGTGCTGCCACCCGGCGCTGTCGAGCGCGTCGCAGCTGGCCCTGACGCTGCGGGCGGTCGGCGGCCTGACCACCGCCGAGATCGCCCGGGCCTTCCTGGTGCCGGAGGCGACGATGGCCCAGCGGATCAGCCGGGCCAAGCAGCGCATCCGCACCGAGGGGTCGACCTTCCCGTCGCCCGGCGAGGACCTGGCGGCCCGGCTCGCGGTCGTGTCGCGGGTGCTGTACCTGATGTTCAACGAGGGCTACTCGGCGAGCTCGGGCGCCGAGCTGCAGCGCGCCGACCTGACGGCGGAGGCGATCCGCACCACGCGGCACCTGCACGCCGTCCTGCCCGAGGACCGGGAGGTCGCGGGTCTGCTCGCCCTGATGCTCCTGACCGAGGCCCGCCGTGCGGCCCGCGTGGACGACGACGGCTGGCTGGTCCCGCTCGACGAGCAGGACCGCGGCCGCTGGGACGCCGAGCTGATCGCCGAGGGCGTCGGGCTGGTCACGACCGCGCTGGCCGCCGGGCCGCCCGGGCCGTACCAGGTGCAGGCCGCGATCGCGGCGGTGCACGACGAGGCCCCGAGCGCCGAGGCGACGGACTGGCAGCAGGTCGCCGCGCTCTACGAGGTCCTCGAGCGGCTCGACCCGAACCCGGTGGTGACCCTCAACCGGGCGGTCGCGGTCGCCGAGGTCGACGGGCCTGCGGCGGGGCTGGCGATCGTCGACGCCCTCGAGGCCGACGGGCGGCTCACCGGCCACCACCGGCTGGCCGTCGTGCGCGGGCACCTGCTCGCCCTGCTGGGCGACCTCGACGGGGCCGTCTCGGCCTACCGGGCCGCCGCGGGGTCGGCCACGAGCCTGGTCGAGCGCCGGCACCTCGAGCTGCAGGCGATCCGGCTGCGCGACCGGGGCGCTGCCGGCCGATGA
- a CDS encoding TIGR03086 family metal-binding protein produces the protein MIDLRPAASRMVAVIDALDDRQLCDPTPCAATSVGDLVVHVDQVAQGAVALAARDEDGMRAAGAIVADGSRLGPRWRAEVRDDLDAAAEAWTRPAAWAPGAAVPGSDLDAATWGRITLTELVVHGWDLAVATGQPFDVPEPTLQACWDHVRVFVPDAPFPGLWGPPVEVPAGAPLLDRLLATTGRDPARW, from the coding sequence GTGATCGACCTCCGACCCGCCGCGAGCCGCATGGTGGCCGTGATCGACGCCCTGGACGACCGGCAGCTCTGCGACCCCACCCCGTGCGCCGCCACGTCGGTCGGCGACCTCGTCGTCCACGTGGACCAGGTGGCGCAGGGCGCGGTGGCGCTGGCCGCTCGCGACGAGGACGGCATGCGGGCGGCCGGGGCGATCGTGGCGGACGGGTCCCGGCTCGGGCCGCGGTGGCGGGCCGAGGTCCGCGACGACCTCGACGCCGCGGCCGAGGCCTGGACCCGTCCCGCGGCGTGGGCGCCCGGGGCGGCCGTGCCGGGCTCGGACCTGGACGCCGCGACCTGGGGGCGGATCACGCTGACCGAGCTGGTGGTGCACGGCTGGGACCTGGCGGTCGCGACCGGTCAGCCGTTCGACGTGCCGGAGCCGACGCTGCAGGCCTGCTGGGACCACGTCCGGGTCTTCGTGCCCGACGCGCCCTTCCCGGGCCTCTGGGGCCCGCCCGTCGAGGTGCCCGCCGGCGCGCCCCTCCTCGATCGGCTCCTCGCCACGACCGGCCGCGACCCCGCCCGCTGGTGA
- a CDS encoding SDR family NAD(P)-dependent oxidoreductase, translating into MNRDELLQTFDLTGRVAIVTGGSRGIGRAVAEGFAAVGARVVVASRKADACEEAAAAVRAAGGTAVAVATHMGDLDAVRSLVARTVDEFGGVDVVVNNAANPLAMPIGSITPEALAKSHDVNLRGPLFLVQEALPHLRASDHAAIVNVLTAGIFTRGEYVSLYVSAKSALQAMTRAMAAELAGDGIRANGLAPGTVRTDMVLNTDEAFQQLAVDSQVIKRMAEPEEMVPAALFLASDASSFMTGQTLVVDGGMTTH; encoded by the coding sequence GTGAACAGGGACGAGCTGCTGCAGACCTTCGACCTCACGGGGAGGGTGGCGATCGTGACCGGCGGCAGCCGCGGCATCGGCCGGGCGGTGGCCGAGGGCTTCGCGGCCGTCGGCGCCCGGGTCGTGGTGGCGAGCCGGAAGGCCGACGCGTGCGAGGAGGCCGCCGCCGCCGTGCGGGCGGCGGGCGGCACCGCGGTCGCCGTGGCCACGCACATGGGCGACCTCGATGCCGTGCGGTCCCTGGTGGCGCGGACGGTCGACGAGTTCGGCGGCGTCGACGTCGTGGTCAACAACGCGGCGAACCCGCTGGCGATGCCGATCGGCTCCATCACCCCCGAGGCTCTGGCGAAGTCGCACGACGTCAACCTGAGAGGCCCGTTGTTCCTGGTGCAGGAGGCGCTGCCGCACCTCCGAGCCAGCGACCACGCGGCGATCGTCAACGTGCTGACCGCCGGGATCTTCACCCGGGGCGAGTACGTCTCGCTCTACGTGTCGGCGAAGTCGGCGCTCCAGGCCATGACCCGGGCGATGGCGGCGGAGCTGGCGGGCGACGGGATCCGGGCCAACGGGCTGGCACCGGGCACGGTCCGCACCGACATGGTCCTGAACACCGACGAGGCCTTCCAGCAGCTCGCCGTGGACTCGCAGGTCATCAAGCGGATGGCCGAGCCCGAGGAGATGGTCCCCGCCGCGCTGTTCCTGGCCAGCGACGCCTCGAGCTTCATGACCGGCCAGACGCTCGTGGTCGACGGCGGCATGACGACGCACTGA
- a CDS encoding sigma-70 family RNA polymerase sigma factor, producing MADQATFADQVEPFVDQLYAAALRMTRNPADAEDLLQETFVRAYRGFPNFTEGTNLRAWLYRILTNTFINTYRAKQRRPEQTELDEVEDLYLYRRLGGLEAATLGRSAEDELMDMFTEDDVKEALDALPEQFRMAVLLADVEGFSYKEIADIMDIPIGTVMSRLHRGRKALQRSLHQFAVDRGLADRDPVVVEP from the coding sequence ATGGCGGATCAGGCCACCTTCGCCGACCAGGTCGAACCCTTCGTCGACCAGCTCTACGCCGCCGCGCTCCGGATGACCCGGAACCCGGCCGACGCGGAGGACCTGCTCCAGGAGACGTTCGTCCGCGCCTACCGCGGGTTCCCGAACTTCACCGAGGGCACGAACCTCCGGGCCTGGCTGTACCGCATCCTGACCAACACGTTCATCAACACGTACCGGGCCAAGCAGCGCCGGCCCGAGCAGACCGAGCTCGACGAGGTCGAGGACCTGTACCTCTACCGCCGCCTGGGCGGGCTCGAAGCGGCCACGCTCGGCCGCAGCGCCGAGGACGAGCTGATGGACATGTTCACCGAGGACGACGTCAAGGAGGCGCTCGACGCCCTGCCGGAGCAGTTCCGCATGGCCGTGCTGCTGGCCGACGTCGAAGGGTTCTCCTACAAGGAGATCGCCGACATCATGGACATCCCGATCGGCACGGTGATGAGCCGCCTCCACCGGGGAAGAAAGGCGCTCCAACGGTCGTTGCACCAGTTCGCCGTCGATCGGGGGCTCGCTGACCGGGACCCGGTCGTCGTCGAGCCGTAG
- the rsrA gene encoding mycothiol system anti-sigma-R factor: MSSTPAPSSSGEPDLPDVASDAAHAGHDHERHDHERVTDCDEAVAELYAFLDGELDAAVLVQVETHLRRCSPCLEAFDFEADLRRVIAAKCTEQVPPDIKARFCGMLRELGSSDGATDDPGAGVPAPADGS; encoded by the coding sequence ATGTCCTCCACCCCTGCGCCCAGCTCCTCCGGTGAGCCCGACCTCCCGGACGTCGCGTCGGACGCGGCCCACGCCGGCCACGACCACGAGCGCCACGACCACGAGAGGGTGACGGACTGCGACGAGGCCGTCGCCGAGCTCTACGCCTTCCTCGACGGCGAGCTCGACGCCGCGGTCCTGGTCCAGGTCGAGACCCACCTCCGCCGCTGCTCCCCCTGCCTGGAGGCCTTCGACTTCGAGGCCGACCTGCGCCGGGTCATCGCGGCCAAGTGCACCGAGCAGGTCCCGCCCGACATCAAGGCCCGCTTCTGCGGGATGCTCCGCGAGCTCGGCAGCTCGGACGGCGCCACCGACGACCCGGGCGCCGGTGTGCCCGCGCCGGCCGACGGCTCCTAG
- a CDS encoding zinc-dependent metalloprotease, with translation MGTSIDWALAERVAARIAGEEPFAASYHADGMAAEFEELTAVAQPRVEAETGFTSQAGAARARVVDRLDWVRANLASYQRMLRPVLSRLEELDGPAATVSGKVAGAELGALLGWMSTRVLGQYDLLVLEEEDPEDQDLVYYVGPNILALEKRQSFPPREFRLWVALHEVTHRTQFTGVPWLRPYFLGLVEHLVEETDTDPGRLFTAVGRIAEGVRTRTNPLDDGGIAALFATPDQRVTMDKVGGLMSLLEGHGDVVMDRAALDLVPSAPRFARVLRARRQEMNLAAKLLQRLIGLEAKLAQYQQGEAFIAAVEDVGGPGLLNRAFERPEMLPSMAEIREPSAWLRRVAPEASAA, from the coding sequence GTGGGAACGTCGATCGACTGGGCCCTCGCAGAGCGGGTGGCCGCCCGCATCGCCGGTGAGGAGCCGTTCGCCGCGTCGTACCACGCCGACGGCATGGCGGCGGAGTTCGAGGAGCTGACGGCCGTCGCCCAACCGAGGGTCGAGGCCGAGACCGGCTTCACCTCGCAGGCCGGCGCCGCCCGGGCCCGCGTGGTCGACCGGCTCGACTGGGTGCGGGCCAACCTGGCCAGCTACCAGCGCATGCTGCGCCCGGTGCTGTCGCGCCTCGAGGAGCTCGACGGGCCGGCGGCGACGGTGTCGGGCAAGGTCGCCGGCGCCGAGCTCGGTGCCCTGCTCGGCTGGATGTCGACGAGGGTCCTCGGCCAGTACGACCTGCTCGTGCTCGAGGAGGAGGACCCCGAGGACCAGGACCTCGTCTACTACGTCGGCCCGAACATCCTGGCGCTCGAGAAGCGCCAGTCGTTCCCGCCGCGCGAGTTCCGGCTCTGGGTCGCGCTCCACGAGGTCACCCACCGCACGCAGTTCACCGGCGTCCCGTGGCTACGGCCCTACTTCCTCGGGCTCGTCGAGCACCTGGTCGAGGAGACCGACACCGACCCGGGCCGCCTCTTCACCGCCGTCGGCCGCATCGCCGAGGGCGTGCGGACCCGCACGAACCCGCTCGACGACGGCGGCATCGCCGCCCTGTTCGCGACGCCCGACCAGCGCGTGACGATGGACAAGGTCGGCGGCCTGATGAGCCTGCTCGAGGGCCACGGCGACGTGGTGATGGACCGGGCCGCGCTCGACCTCGTGCCGTCGGCGCCCCGCTTCGCCCGGGTGCTGCGGGCCCGCCGCCAGGAGATGAACCTGGCCGCCAAGCTGCTGCAGCGGCTGATCGGGCTCGAGGCCAAGCTCGCCCAGTACCAGCAGGGCGAGGCGTTCATCGCCGCGGTCGAGGACGTCGGCGGCCCGGGCCTGCTGAACCGGGCGTTCGAGCGGCCGGAGATGCTGCCATCGATGGCCGAGATCCGGGAGCCCTCGGCGTGGCTGCGGCGGGTGGCACCCGAGGCGTCGGCCGCCTGA
- the tilS gene encoding tRNA lysidine(34) synthetase TilS — MTDPPPPAPIDPLALRDDAAVAALLARCTFPALGSAVTLAVSGGPDSSALLVLAVAAGLDVTAVHVDHGLRPGSAAEADVVAALARRLGASSRSVAAPVEPGADLEARARAARHRAVGPDALFGHTADDQAETVLLRLLRGTGPAGLAAMAPARHPLLGLRRSETTALCAGLGIDPIQDPTNASPVHTRNRVRHEVLPLLDDVAGRDVVPLLCRLADLAGEQAALLDLLALDLDPTDARSLAVAAPPVAAAAVRRWWAEVTGIGLPPDAAAVARVIHVASGAAVGCDVVGGWRVRRSAGRLRLVGPVGPDGPPPGEG, encoded by the coding sequence GTGACGGATCCGCCGCCGCCCGCGCCGATCGACCCGCTCGCCCTGCGCGACGACGCGGCCGTGGCCGCGCTGCTGGCGCGCTGCACGTTCCCCGCCCTGGGCTCGGCGGTGACGCTCGCCGTGTCGGGTGGCCCCGACTCGTCGGCCCTGCTGGTGCTCGCCGTCGCCGCGGGACTCGACGTCACGGCCGTGCACGTGGACCACGGGCTGCGGCCGGGCTCGGCCGCCGAGGCCGACGTGGTCGCCGCGCTCGCCCGACGGCTGGGCGCGTCGTCGCGATCGGTCGCGGCGCCCGTCGAGCCGGGCGCGGACCTCGAGGCCCGGGCCCGGGCCGCCCGCCACCGTGCGGTCGGTCCCGACGCGCTGTTCGGCCACACCGCGGACGACCAGGCCGAGACGGTGCTGCTGCGGCTCCTGCGCGGCACCGGCCCGGCGGGGCTGGCGGCCATGGCGCCGGCACGCCACCCGCTCCTCGGCCTGCGTCGGTCCGAGACGACGGCGCTGTGCGCCGGGTTGGGCATCGACCCGATCCAGGACCCGACGAACGCGTCGCCGGTCCACACGCGCAACCGGGTCCGCCACGAGGTGCTCCCCCTGCTCGACGACGTCGCCGGCCGAGACGTCGTCCCGCTGCTGTGCCGGCTCGCGGACCTGGCGGGCGAGCAGGCCGCCCTGCTCGACCTGCTCGCGCTGGACCTCGACCCCACCGACGCGCGCTCGCTGGCGGTGGCCGCGCCGCCGGTCGCGGCCGCGGCGGTCCGCCGGTGGTGGGCCGAGGTGACCGGCATCGGCCTCCCTCCCGACGCGGCGGCGGTGGCGCGGGTGATCCACGTGGCCTCGGGCGCGGCGGTCGGCTGCGACGTCGTCGGCGGCTGGCGCGTGCGCCGGAGCGCCGGCCGCCTCCGCCTGGTCGGCCCGGTCGGCCCGGACGGGCCCCCACCGGGGGAGGGCTAG
- the hpt gene encoding hypoxanthine phosphoribosyltransferase, with amino-acid sequence MDPAVPTSFDDDPAIGRVLLSEEQLTRRIEELGAQLTQDYAGRPPLLVCVLRGAYVFLTDLARSIDLPVQIDFIAVSSYGATTRTSGVVRLVKDLEVDLTDRDVILVEDIVDTGLTLRYLRRSLEARGPASLEVCALLARESADLEGLGVRYVGFTIPNDFVIGYGLDVAERYRNLRYLAVYDPDAAAEPS; translated from the coding sequence ATGGACCCGGCGGTGCCCACCTCGTTCGACGATGATCCGGCGATCGGCCGGGTGCTGCTCTCCGAGGAGCAGCTGACCCGGCGCATCGAGGAGCTCGGCGCCCAGCTCACCCAGGACTACGCGGGCCGGCCGCCGCTGCTCGTGTGCGTGCTCCGCGGTGCGTACGTCTTCCTCACCGACCTGGCCCGCAGCATCGACCTGCCGGTGCAGATCGACTTCATCGCCGTGTCGTCCTACGGGGCCACGACGCGCACGTCGGGCGTCGTCCGGCTGGTCAAGGACCTCGAGGTCGACCTGACCGACCGAGACGTGATCCTGGTCGAGGACATCGTCGACACCGGCCTGACCCTGCGGTACCTGCGCCGGAGCCTCGAGGCCAGGGGTCCGGCGAGCCTCGAGGTGTGCGCGCTGCTCGCCCGCGAGTCCGCGGACCTCGAGGGCCTCGGCGTCCGCTACGTCGGCTTCACGATCCCCAACGACTTCGTGATCGGCTACGGGCTCGACGTCGCCGAGCGCTACCGCAACCTGCGGTACCTGGCGGTCTACGACCCCGACGCCGCGGCCGAGCCGAGCTGA
- a CDS encoding lysylphosphatidylglycerol synthase domain-containing protein, with translation MADTTAPTVPATAVQHTTTAAAPAERRMVRSPTSVLRLLVGLAITALGMFITWRFANTMAALNRDWEQLTHVLPAWIRAIPTVIVGLTLLLVPIVVNVQLLRYRRFRLWGVVNLAAFSAFVLSEVVVGMLTTQPPSLFPKAYVDAQGAVNDPLLAGFVAAFVVGIPYLPPSTRRLATWTIGISFLTTLGFSDVPAVAWVTDLGLGVVCGAAVALLFGTPDTAPDRQELIDGLARSGIQIADIAPAAVDARGSTPWLGSTTDGRKVFVKVLNQDNRSADLMFRMFRALFLRNTGDERPTSSLRRTVEHEALLSLRATAAGIPTPELLTVSDIGNDAMLLAFVAIDGDSLDRVPDDEVTDELLDEVWRQVVDLQDHGIAHRDLRLANIFSASDGRLYLIDFGFAELAASPLLLATDLAELIGSTAPVVGVQRSVDAAERAVGPHGLARAYLRLQPYALGGATRAALKESELLEPLRVAVEDRAHIPEPDYHGTVPRSVWPAVALFGLAVATMAGIAYGVTRDEPLAGVAQWDQLGWTVFAALAVMAASTAAFVGSLRDWISLRHVVLSRLAATATDAVAPFHTGSVATRVQFLRANGIDTSSALGSVGVAVVGRVVAQVAMLYLAIRLSGRDGSIDVESDDVTVGVVALVVVAVLLLAATALLPWARRSIARSVVPPVRQWVHGFRALTGHPTRLAQLILGSVFVPLATVGCLVAAVRTMGGALDPPSVALVALAVMLVAAFLPIPGGAGVVEAGLVGGLVVFGERAAVAVPAVALFRLVSFWIPLVAGFVALRWLRRNGQLGSAAASGS, from the coding sequence ATGGCCGACACGACCGCTCCCACGGTGCCCGCGACAGCGGTGCAGCACACGACGACCGCGGCCGCCCCGGCGGAGCGGCGGATGGTGCGCTCCCCCACGTCGGTGCTGCGGCTGCTCGTCGGCCTGGCGATCACGGCCCTCGGCATGTTCATCACGTGGCGGTTCGCCAACACGATGGCGGCGCTGAACCGCGACTGGGAGCAGCTCACCCACGTGCTGCCGGCGTGGATCCGGGCCATCCCCACGGTCATCGTCGGGCTGACGTTGCTCCTCGTGCCGATCGTGGTGAACGTGCAGCTGCTGCGCTACCGGCGCTTCCGCCTGTGGGGCGTGGTCAACCTCGCGGCGTTCAGCGCGTTCGTGCTCAGCGAGGTCGTGGTCGGAATGCTCACGACTCAGCCGCCGTCGCTGTTCCCGAAGGCGTACGTCGACGCCCAGGGCGCGGTGAACGACCCCCTGCTCGCCGGCTTCGTCGCCGCGTTCGTCGTCGGCATCCCGTACCTGCCCCCGTCCACCCGGCGGCTCGCCACCTGGACGATCGGGATCAGCTTCCTCACCACCCTCGGCTTCTCCGACGTCCCGGCGGTGGCATGGGTGACCGACCTCGGACTGGGTGTGGTGTGCGGGGCAGCGGTCGCGCTGCTGTTCGGCACGCCCGACACCGCCCCCGACCGCCAGGAGCTGATCGACGGCCTTGCACGGTCGGGCATCCAGATCGCCGACATCGCCCCGGCCGCCGTCGACGCCCGGGGCTCGACGCCGTGGCTCGGGTCGACGACCGACGGGCGGAAGGTGTTCGTCAAGGTCCTGAACCAGGACAACCGCTCGGCGGACCTCATGTTCCGCATGTTCCGGGCCCTCTTCCTGCGCAACACCGGCGACGAGCGCCCGACGTCGTCGCTGCGTCGCACGGTGGAGCACGAGGCGCTCCTCTCGCTGCGGGCGACGGCGGCCGGCATCCCGACCCCCGAGCTGCTGACCGTGTCCGACATCGGCAACGACGCCATGTTGCTGGCCTTCGTGGCGATCGACGGCGACTCGCTCGACCGGGTGCCCGACGACGAGGTGACCGACGAGCTGCTCGACGAGGTGTGGCGCCAGGTGGTCGACCTCCAGGACCACGGCATCGCGCACCGGGACCTGCGCCTGGCGAACATCTTCTCGGCCTCCGACGGGCGCCTGTACCTCATCGACTTCGGCTTCGCCGAGCTGGCGGCCTCACCGCTGCTGCTGGCGACCGACCTCGCCGAGCTGATCGGTTCGACCGCCCCGGTCGTCGGGGTGCAGCGCTCGGTCGACGCGGCGGAGCGCGCCGTGGGCCCCCACGGGCTCGCCCGGGCCTACCTGCGACTGCAGCCCTATGCGCTCGGCGGGGCGACGCGCGCCGCGCTGAAGGAGTCGGAGCTGCTGGAGCCGCTGCGGGTCGCGGTCGAGGATCGGGCGCACATCCCCGAGCCCGACTACCACGGCACGGTGCCCCGCTCGGTGTGGCCCGCCGTCGCGCTGTTCGGGCTGGCGGTCGCGACCATGGCCGGGATCGCGTACGGCGTCACCCGCGACGAGCCGCTCGCCGGCGTGGCGCAGTGGGACCAGCTGGGCTGGACGGTGTTCGCCGCCCTGGCCGTGATGGCGGCCTCGACCGCCGCGTTCGTCGGCTCGCTACGGGACTGGATCAGCCTCCGCCACGTCGTCCTGTCGCGGCTCGCGGCGACGGCGACCGACGCCGTCGCGCCGTTCCACACCGGCAGCGTCGCCACCCGCGTCCAGTTCCTGCGCGCCAACGGCATCGACACGTCGAGTGCGCTCGGCTCCGTCGGCGTGGCCGTCGTCGGCCGCGTCGTCGCCCAGGTGGCGATGCTCTACCTGGCGATCCGCCTGTCGGGCCGCGACGGCTCGATCGACGTCGAGTCCGACGACGTCACCGTGGGCGTCGTCGCGCTGGTGGTCGTGGCGGTCCTCCTGCTCGCCGCCACCGCGCTGCTGCCCTGGGCGCGCCGGTCGATCGCCCGCAGCGTCGTGCCGCCCGTCCGGCAGTGGGTCCACGGGTTCCGCGCCCTCACCGGCCACCCGACCCGGCTCGCGCAGCTGATCCTCGGCTCCGTGTTCGTCCCGCTCGCGACGGTGGGGTGCCTCGTCGCCGCGGTGCGCACGATGGGCGGCGCGCTCGACCCTCCGTCCGTCGCGCTCGTCGCGCTGGCCGTGATGCTCGTCGCCGCCTTCCTCCCGATCCCGGGCGGCGCGGGCGTCGTCGAGGCGGGCCTGGTGGGCGGGCTCGTCGTGTTCGGCGAGCGGGCGGCGGTGGCGGTGCCGGCCGTCGCGCTGTTCCGGCTGGTCTCGTTCTGGATCCCGCTCGTCGCGGGGTTCGTGGCGCTGCGCTGGCTGCGCCGGAACGGTCAGCTCGGCTCGGCCGCGGCGTCGGGGTCGTAG